The following proteins come from a genomic window of Mustela lutreola isolate mMusLut2 chromosome 6, mMusLut2.pri, whole genome shotgun sequence:
- the LOC131834751 gene encoding dapper homolog 3-like, translating to MRRKRLPRGLEVLCPPYSRGGKQRPRRDSNPQSSDPESDALSIRPRGQPAGRLLSSENQEDVARWEGVLPRPARACRSSRAPRPRLAPPTAEPRSLRSPPGRTVEPGAREDAPRSHRPRGAGGAREDAQLSLGAREDAQSSPEPARTHRGATDPAEPAEPARTHSRARSPRGRTVDPGARETHSRARSPRGRTTEPRGPRSPQDAQRSLGARRTHSSASGRGGRLPEGSTPEALNDAWRSGAELSNKKLFQAGVPQL from the exons ATGCGAAGGAAAAGGTTGCCCAGAGGCCTGGAGGTGTTGTGCCCGCCTTACTCGCGCGGAGGAAAACAGCGACCACGAAGGGACTCGAACCCTCAATCTTCTGATCCGGAATCAGACGCCTTATCCATTAGGCCACGCGGCCAGCCGGCGGGCCGGCTCCTCTCCTCTGAAAACCAAGAGGATGTGGCGCGGTGGGAAGGCGTCCTTCCGCGGCCGGCGCGGGCATGCCGCTCCTCCAGGGCTCCTCGTCCGAGGTTAGCTCCACCGACAGCCGAGCCGCGGAGCCTGCGGAGCCCGCCAGGACGCACAGTCGAGCCCGGAGCCCGCGAGGACGCACCGCGGAGCCACAGACCCCGCGGAGCCGGCGGAGCCCGCGAGGACGCACAACTGAGCCTCGGCGCCCGCGAGGACGCACAGTCGAGCCCGGAGCCCGCGAGGACGCACCGCGGAGCCACAGACCCCGCGGAGCCGGCGGAGCCCGCGAGGACGCACAGTCGAGCCCGGAGCCCGCGAGGACGCACAGTGGATCCCGGAGCCCGAGAGACGCACAGTCGAGCCCGGAGCCCGCGAGGACGCACAACTGAGCCTCGGGGCCCGCGGAGCCCGCAGGACGCACAGCGGAGCCTCGGAGCCCGCAGGACGCACAGCTCCGCGTCAGGAAGGGGAGGCCGGCTGCCAGAGGGGAGCACCCCCGAGGCGTTGAATGATGCTTGGAGAAGTGGCGCAG AATTGTCCAATAAGAAGTTATTTCAAGCTGGAGTGCCTCAACTTTGA
- the LOC131832955 gene encoding uncharacterized protein LOC131832955 produces the protein MAGYCRLWIPGFAEMAKPLYIPSKTQQTFEWMEEAEWAFQQVKKALLSAPALRLPDVSKPFHLYVDEHNGVAKVVLTQHLGPWPRPIAYLSKKLDLVAAGWPPCLRMIAATTLMVKDADKLSLGQELRVTTPHAIESILKQPPDRWMSNARMVHYQGLLLNPTRIVYTSPQALNPASLLPDPDLDAPLHDCIDILAQVHGLREDLLDYPLTDAEVVWFTDGSSFIHEGQRYAGAAVPSETEIIWAGALSLGTSAQKAELIALTQALKLGQGLRMTVYTDSRYALATAHVHGAIYRERGSLTAEGKDIKDKDEVLALLAAIWAPKKLAIVHCSGNQKPSDPVSRGNNFADQTARQIACSKVPMLPIQLPNPGPRELPPHPEYSEKDIAWMSKLPMAQVKDGWWRDMKNNIILPEAMGQEVLERIHQTTHLGSRWLQDLMRQSKLSETSLKNQKELPPDVQLANFKTPAHTPL, from the coding sequence ATGGCAGGGTACTGTCGATTGTGGATACCGGGCTTTGCTGAGATGGCCAAACCCCTGTACATACCCTCTAAAACTCAGCAGACCTTTGAGTGGATGGAAGAGGCAGAATGGGCTTTCCAACAGGTGAAAAAGGCCCTCCTTTCAGCCCCGGCGCTAAGACTGCCAGATGTATCCAAACCATTCCACCTATACGTGGATGAACATAATGGGGTGGCTAAGGTGGTGTTGACCCAACATCTAGGCCCCTGGCCTAGACCCATAGCATACCTGTCAAAGAAACTAGACCTGGTAGCAGCAGGATGGCCCCCCTGCCTCCGAATGATAGCAGCCACCACCTTGATGGTAAAGGATGCTGATAAACTGTCACTGGGTCAAGAATTACGAGTGACCACTCCACACGCCATTGAAAGCATCCTCAAACAGCCCCCTGACCGATGGATGAGCAACGCTCGCATGGTCCACTACCAGGGACTATTGCTCAATCCTACGAGGATAGTCTATACTTCCCCTCAGGCCCTAAACCCCGCATCACTACTGCCTGACCCAGACCTGGATGCTCCCCTCCATGACTGTATTGACATCTTAGCCCAGGTCCATGGGCTACGGGAAGACCTGCTGGACTATCCCCTGACAGACGCTGAAGTCGTTTGGTTCACTGACGGCAGCAGTTTCATCCACGAAGGACAAAGGTATGCAGGGGCCGCAGTCCCCTCAGAGACGGAAATTATCTGGGCTGGTGCATTGTCTCTGGGCACCTCAGCGCAAAAAGCCGAGCTAATCGCCCTGACACAGGCCCTCAAATTAGGGCAGGGCCTCCGGATGACTGTATATACAGACAGCCGATATGCCTTAGCCACGGCCCACGTCCATGGGGCAATCTATAGGGAGAGGGGATCACTCACCGCCGAGGGAAAGGACATCAAAGACAAGGACGAAGTTCTGGCCTTACTAGCAGCCATCTGGGCCCCTAAGAAATTGGCCATAGTCCACTGTTCTGGAAACCAAAAACCAAGCGACCCAGTCTCTAGGGGAAACAATTTTGCTGATCAGACTGCTCGCCAAATAGCCTGTAGCAAAGTCCCGATGCTACCAATACAACTACCCAACCCGGGACCCCGAGAACTGCCACCCCATCCGGAATACTCCGAAAAAGACATCGCATGGATGAGTAAACTCCCAATGGCCCAGGTTAAGGATGGCTGGTGGCGAGATATGAAAAATAACATCATTCTCCCCGAGGCCATGGGACAAGAAGTTCTAGAGCGAATTCACCAAACAACTCATTTAGGTTCCAGATGGCTACAGGACCTTATGCGACAATCCAAACTATCAGAAACGTCgttgaaaaatcagaaagaattGCCACCGGATGTGCAGCTTGCCAACTTCAAAACGCCTGCCCACACTCCTCTATAG